Proteins encoded together in one Candidatus Kuenenbacteria bacterium HGW-Kuenenbacteria-1 window:
- a CDS encoding UMP kinase — MKKEIIIISLGGSLIVPNEIDFNFLKNFRKLILKYLK; from the coding sequence ATGAAAAAAGAAATAATTATTATTTCTCTTGGTGGGTCGCTTATTGTTCCAAATGAAATTGATTTTAATTTTTTGAAAAATTTTAGAAAATTAATTTTAAAATATTTAAAAAA